The Bradyrhizobium ottawaense genome window below encodes:
- a CDS encoding HypC/HybG/HupF family hydrogenase formation chaperone, with protein MCLGLPMTIVETDGVTALCEYGNEQRRISVVLLADVRAGAKVLVHIDSAVRLLDENEARLICKALDGLEASLNGQSCDRFFADLIGHEPQLPEHLR; from the coding sequence ATGTGCCTTGGCTTGCCAATGACGATTGTCGAGACCGACGGTGTCACCGCGTTATGCGAGTATGGCAATGAGCAGCGGCGCATCTCCGTCGTGCTGCTCGCTGATGTACGGGCCGGCGCCAAGGTGCTCGTTCATATCGACAGCGCAGTGCGGCTCCTGGACGAAAACGAAGCAAGGCTGATCTGCAAAGCACTTGACGGGCTTGAGGCCAGCCTCAACGGTCAGAGCTGCGATCGCTTCTTTGCGGACTTGATCGGTCACGAGCCGCAATTGCCGGAGCACCTACGCTAG
- the hypD gene encoding hydrogenase formation protein HypD has translation MKYSSEFRDKTIAQGLARAIDAEVSSQRAYRFVEFCGGHTHAISRYGLEDLLPANVRMIHGPGCPVCVLPASRIDMAIRLAERPEVILCVYGDLMRAPGSQGQSLLLAKALGAHIRMVYSTLDAIRLAEQTPGREVVFFAIGFETTTPPTAVMIRIAEHKRLEGLSVFCNHVLTPSAMHRILENPKIRNTGGVPIDGFIGPAHVSTIVGTQPYEPMAEQFEKPIVVAGFEPLDVLQAVLMLVRQVNQNRHEVENQYSRAVTREGNRRAKEEVSQVFELREQFEWRGLGLVPNSGLKLKQSYAKFDAETRFAIHDLRVADNPACECCAILRGAKRPIDCKLFGNICTPETPIGACMVSSEGACAAYWTYRRVRDEQARQTS, from the coding sequence GTGAAATATTCCAGCGAATTTCGCGACAAGACTATCGCGCAGGGACTTGCGCGAGCAATTGACGCTGAGGTCAGTTCACAACGAGCCTACCGGTTCGTGGAATTTTGCGGTGGACACACTCATGCAATCTCCCGCTACGGTCTTGAGGATCTGCTGCCCGCGAACGTTCGGATGATCCACGGGCCCGGTTGTCCCGTCTGCGTTCTGCCGGCGAGCCGTATCGACATGGCGATCCGGCTCGCCGAGCGGCCAGAGGTCATTCTGTGCGTCTACGGCGACCTGATGCGCGCGCCTGGGTCGCAAGGGCAGTCCCTGTTGCTTGCCAAAGCGCTGGGTGCCCACATTCGGATGGTCTACTCGACCCTCGACGCTATCCGGCTCGCCGAACAGACGCCGGGCCGCGAAGTGGTCTTCTTTGCCATCGGATTTGAGACCACGACGCCCCCGACGGCGGTCATGATCAGGATTGCCGAGCACAAGCGGCTCGAGGGCCTTAGCGTGTTCTGCAATCACGTTCTTACGCCCTCTGCGATGCACCGCATTCTCGAGAACCCGAAGATCCGCAACACGGGCGGGGTCCCCATTGACGGCTTCATCGGGCCTGCACATGTCAGCACCATTGTCGGTACGCAGCCTTACGAGCCCATGGCGGAACAATTCGAGAAGCCGATCGTGGTCGCCGGATTTGAACCCCTCGACGTGCTGCAGGCTGTCCTGATGCTGGTGCGGCAAGTGAACCAAAACCGCCACGAGGTGGAAAACCAATACAGCCGTGCAGTGACACGCGAAGGCAACCGGCGCGCCAAGGAGGAGGTCTCGCAGGTCTTCGAGCTGCGTGAGCAGTTTGAATGGCGCGGGCTTGGACTGGTACCCAACAGCGGACTGAAGCTGAAGCAATCATATGCAAAATTCGACGCCGAGACGCGCTTTGCGATCCATGACCTGCGTGTCGCAGACAATCCGGCCTGCGAATGCTGCGCGATCCTGCGTGGCGCCAAACGGCCGATCGATTGCAAGTTGTTTGGCAATATCTGCACGCCGGAAACGCCCATAGGAGCCTGCATGGTGTCATCAGAAGGAGCTTGTGCGGCGTATTGGACCTATCGCCGAGTTCGCGATGAGCAGGCGAGGCAGACGTCATGA
- a CDS encoding hydrogenase small subunit, giving the protein MGDATETFYGVIRRQGITRRSFLKFCSFTAASLGLGASSIAHALETKPRVPVIWLHGLECTCCSESFIRSAHPLIKDALLSMISLDYDHMIMAAAGHQAEAILEETRARYKGGYVLAVEGNPPLNEGGMFCIDGGKPFVEKLTSMAEESMAIVAWGTCASWGCVQAAKPNPTRAVPIDKLITNRPFIKVPGGPPIAEVMSGLVTFITTFGKLPKLDHQGRPSMFYSERIHDKCYRRSHFDAGQFVEEWDDTNARKGYCLYKLGCKGPTTYNACSALRWNGGVSFPIQSGHGCLGCSEDGFWDKGSFYDRLTTIKQFGIEQNADEIGMAAAGVVGLAVAAHAAVTAAKRLRHRPDRPAHKGKPS; this is encoded by the coding sequence ATGGGTGATGCAACGGAAACCTTCTACGGCGTGATCAGACGACAGGGTATCACGCGTCGCAGTTTCCTTAAATTCTGCAGTTTCACGGCCGCGAGCTTGGGGCTTGGTGCAAGCAGTATTGCGCACGCCCTGGAAACCAAACCGCGAGTGCCCGTCATCTGGCTGCACGGGCTTGAGTGTACCTGCTGCTCGGAAAGCTTTATCCGCTCGGCTCATCCCTTGATCAAGGACGCGCTGCTGTCGATGATTTCGCTCGACTATGACCATATGATCATGGCGGCGGCAGGACACCAGGCTGAGGCCATCCTGGAGGAAACCCGTGCCAGGTACAAAGGCGGATATGTGCTTGCCGTTGAAGGTAACCCGCCCTTGAACGAGGGTGGCATGTTCTGCATTGACGGCGGCAAGCCGTTCGTTGAAAAGCTCACGTCGATGGCGGAAGAGTCCATGGCGATCGTCGCTTGGGGCACGTGTGCGTCCTGGGGATGCGTGCAGGCGGCCAAGCCAAATCCGACTCGCGCGGTGCCGATCGATAAGTTAATCACCAACAGGCCCTTCATCAAGGTGCCCGGGGGCCCGCCGATCGCAGAGGTCATGAGCGGCCTCGTGACTTTCATTACCACGTTCGGAAAGCTTCCAAAGCTTGATCACCAAGGGCGTCCAAGTATGTTTTATTCCGAGCGCATTCACGATAAGTGCTACCGGCGGTCCCATTTCGACGCTGGTCAATTCGTCGAAGAGTGGGACGACACCAACGCACGCAAGGGCTATTGCTTGTACAAGTTGGGCTGCAAGGGACCAACCACCTACAATGCCTGTTCGGCCCTTCGGTGGAACGGCGGCGTTTCATTTCCCATTCAATCCGGCCACGGCTGTCTCGGCTGCTCCGAAGATGGCTTCTGGGATAAAGGGTCATTTTACGACCGACTCACGACCATCAAGCAGTTCGGCATCGAGCAGAACGCCGACGAGATCGGCATGGCCGCTGCCGGCGTGGTGGGGCTAGCGGTCGCTGCCCACGCGGCGGTCACCGCCGCGAAGCGGTTGAGGCACCGGCCGGATCGCCCTGCCCACAAAGGCAAGCCGAGTTGA
- a CDS encoding IS3-like element ISRj2 family transposase (programmed frameshift), with amino-acid sequence MTKKSRRTHSPAFKAKVALAAVKGDKTLAELAQLFDVHPNQITIWKNQLLEGAAGVFGHDKTSAETPVDLKALHAKIGELALENGFFVRRAHQGGPAERKAMIDRGHDLSIVRQAKVLKLARSTVYYEPRPVSAEDLALMRRLDELHLDYPFAGARMLRSLLRREGVYAGRRHIATLMKRMGIEAVYRRPNTSKPAPGHKIYPYLLRGLKIERPDHAWAMDITYIPMRRGFVYLAAVVDVFSRRVLAHRVSITMEAAFCVQAVQEALAKHGRPEIFNTDQGSQFTSLEFTDVLLDAKIAISMDGKGAWRDNVFVERLWRTVKYEEVYLRAYDSVSEARASIAKYLAFYNQGRPHSSLDGRTPDEAYFGTQAMVMAA; translated from the exons ATGACGAAGAAGAGCCGCCGGACGCATTCTCCGGCATTCAAGGCGAAGGTTGCTTTGGCTGCGGTCAAAGGAGACAAGACACTGGCGGAGCTGGCGCAACTGTTTGATGTTCATCCGAACCAGATCACGATCTGGAAAAACCAGCTCCTGGAAGGCGCCGCCGGCGTGTTTGGGCATGACAAGACATCGGCCGAGACGCCGGTCGATTTGAAGGCGTTACATGCCAAGATCGGCGAGCTGGCGTTGGAAAACG GATTTTTTGTCCGGCGCGCTCACCAAGGCGGGCCTGCTGAGCGCAAAGCGATGATCGACCGCGGTCATGATCTTTCTATCGTGCGCCAGGCGAAGGTCCTGAAGCTGGCTCGCAGCACGGTCTACTATGAACCTCGGCCAGTTTCGGCCGAGGACCTTGCCTTGATGCGTCGGCTCGATGAGCTGCATCTCGATTATCCCTTCGCGGGAGCGCGTATGCTGCGATCGTTGCTGCGGCGGGAGGGGGTATACGCCGGTCGCCGCCACATCGCGACGCTGATGAAGCGCATGGGGATCGAGGCGGTCTATCGTCGCCCGAACACGAGCAAGCCGGCTCCGGGTCACAAGATCTACCCGTACCTGTTGCGCGGATTGAAGATCGAGCGGCCCGACCATGCGTGGGCAATGGACATCACCTACATTCCGATGCGGCGTGGCTTCGTCTATCTCGCGGCGGTCGTCGATGTGTTCAGCCGACGGGTCCTGGCCCATCGCGTCTCGATCACAATGGAGGCGGCCTTCTGCGTCCAAGCGGTCCAGGAGGCGTTGGCGAAGCACGGCAGACCCGAGATTTTCAACACGGATCAGGGCAGCCAGTTCACCAGCCTCGAGTTCACCGATGTGCTGCTGGACGCGAAGATCGCCATCAGCATGGACGGCAAGGGCGCCTGGCGCGACAACGTGTTTGTCGAGCGGCTCTGGCGCACGGTCAAATACGAAGAAGTTTATCTCCGCGCCTACGACAGCGTGTCCGAGGCGCGAGCGTCAATTGCCAAGTATCTGGCCTTCTACAATCAGGGACGCCCTCACTCGAGCCTTGACGGGCGCACGCCCGACGAGGCTTACTTCGGCACGCAAGCTATGGTGATGGCCGCATGA
- the hypB gene encoding hydrogenase nickel incorporation protein HypB, giving the protein MPAVQINTGKNCHLDAAMIGGAYRRLPLLSGGILFIENVGNLICPAAFDLGEACKIVVFSITEGEDKPLKCPDMFAASSLVVINKIDLAPLLEFDLEKTIERAGLANSDSSLSGFSA; this is encoded by the coding sequence GTGCCAGCCGTTCAAATCAATACCGGCAAGAATTGTCATCTCGATGCTGCAATGATCGGCGGAGCTTATCGCCGCTTGCCCCTGCTTTCAGGCGGCATTCTCTTCATCGAGAACGTCGGTAATCTGATCTGTCCCGCTGCCTTCGATCTTGGCGAGGCCTGCAAGATCGTGGTTTTCTCGATTACGGAAGGTGAAGACAAGCCCCTCAAATGTCCTGATATGTTTGCTGCTTCATCCCTCGTGGTGATCAACAAGATCGATCTGGCGCCGCTGCTTGAATTCGATTTGGAAAAGACCATCGAGAGAGCTGGCCTCGCAAATTCGGACAGTAGCTTGAGTGGATTTTCTGCCTGA
- the hypC gene encoding HypC/HybG/HupF family hydrogenase formation chaperone has protein sequence MSAAATCDRKRLRVRVSGAVQGVGFRPYVYGLAMRYGLAGFVINGPEGVLIEVEGHRTSEFIAALPQRGEAGPVIVVTSANLYGEPLLIDNVEALRQLKGVADLVVTHDRDILACADDSVVSVAAGRDQFIRRARGYVPEPIRLARSVPPVLAVGGILKSTVTITRDDQAFVSQHIGDLNTAESIRAFEKTIRHLTSSLGVEPVAVAHDLHPDMASTRFAEANARAIVAVQHHHAHAAAVIAEHGHAGPALALVLDGHGFGSDGGNWGGELLLCEETSSQRIGHLAPLQIPGGDRAAREPWRMASAVLHGLGRGNEIGQRFAAQRQAGCLSDLLDQPGGTTTTSAGRLFDAAAALLGIANLQSYDGEAALKLEALVRGTTILEAGWTIEGGVLSLGPLFSRLIADDIDAAGGAGLFHGTLAAACVDWVTRSARTTGINTVVLSGGCFLNAVLADKIPRGCSDAGLTPLVPRRLPPNDGGLSLGQAWIAALKIAQQPPAGQELPDMCLSVPAKIAKILPNEMALVFIDGVNLEISIALLDELDVGDFVLVHVGYALAKIDPAEAKRTLELLQELGAAKECRS, from the coding sequence ATGAGCGCCGCAGCCACCTGCGATCGAAAGCGACTGCGCGTGCGCGTGAGTGGAGCAGTGCAAGGGGTTGGCTTTCGTCCCTACGTCTATGGACTAGCCATGCGGTACGGATTGGCGGGATTTGTCATCAATGGTCCCGAGGGCGTTCTCATCGAGGTCGAGGGGCACCGTACGTCTGAGTTTATTGCCGCGTTGCCGCAGCGTGGAGAGGCTGGCCCGGTCATCGTTGTCACCAGTGCAAATCTCTACGGCGAACCCCTGCTGATCGATAACGTGGAGGCGTTGAGACAGCTCAAGGGGGTCGCCGACCTGGTCGTGACCCATGATCGCGATATCTTGGCGTGCGCTGATGATTCCGTGGTTTCGGTGGCCGCTGGCCGGGACCAATTCATCCGTCGTGCTCGCGGCTATGTTCCCGAGCCAATTCGGCTTGCAAGGTCTGTCCCGCCCGTGCTCGCCGTCGGCGGGATACTGAAGTCGACCGTCACCATCACGCGGGACGACCAAGCGTTCGTCTCTCAGCATATTGGCGATCTAAATACGGCCGAAAGCATCCGTGCGTTCGAGAAGACGATCCGGCACCTCACATCGAGCCTCGGCGTGGAGCCTGTCGCCGTCGCCCATGATTTGCATCCCGATATGGCTTCTACCCGGTTTGCGGAAGCAAATGCTCGCGCGATAGTCGCGGTTCAGCATCACCATGCACACGCTGCCGCAGTAATCGCTGAGCACGGCCATGCGGGACCTGCGCTTGCCCTGGTGCTCGATGGCCATGGCTTTGGCTCCGACGGCGGTAACTGGGGTGGCGAATTATTGTTGTGCGAAGAGACGTCGTCCCAGCGCATCGGGCACTTAGCGCCCCTGCAGATACCGGGTGGAGATCGTGCAGCCCGCGAGCCGTGGCGCATGGCCAGCGCAGTATTACACGGGCTCGGCCGGGGTAACGAAATCGGGCAGCGCTTTGCCGCGCAGCGGCAAGCCGGCTGTCTGTCGGACTTGCTCGATCAGCCGGGCGGGACCACCACGACCAGTGCGGGACGGTTGTTCGACGCGGCAGCGGCGCTGCTAGGTATTGCGAATCTGCAGAGCTATGACGGCGAAGCAGCGTTGAAGCTCGAAGCGCTGGTGCGGGGTACTACGATTCTGGAAGCCGGCTGGACGATCGAGGGCGGCGTGCTGTCCCTTGGTCCGCTATTTTCACGTTTGATTGCTGATGACATTGACGCTGCCGGAGGAGCCGGGCTGTTTCATGGCACGTTAGCCGCTGCCTGCGTTGACTGGGTCACACGCTCTGCGCGGACAACCGGCATCAATACCGTGGTTCTGAGCGGCGGCTGCTTCCTGAACGCGGTGCTGGCGGACAAAATCCCGCGGGGGTGCAGCGATGCCGGTCTTACCCCCCTGGTACCGCGACGGCTGCCGCCCAATGACGGCGGTTTGAGCCTCGGCCAGGCCTGGATTGCGGCTCTAAAGATTGCTCAACAGCCGCCCGCCGGGCAGGAGCTGCCTGATATGTGTCTTTCGGTTCCGGCAAAGATCGCGAAAATTCTTCCCAACGAAATGGCCCTCGTGTTCATCGATGGCGTCAACCTGGAGATATCGATTGCCCTCCTCGACGAGCTCGACGTCGGCGATTTCGTCCTGGTCCATGTCGGCTATGCGCTCGCTAAGATCGATCCAGCGGAAGCCAAGCGCACGCTAGAGCTCCTGCAGGAGCTAGGCGCTGCGAAGGAATGCCGATCGTGA
- the hypA gene encoding hydrogenase maturation nickel metallochaperone HypA yields the protein MHEMAICMGIIQIVEEKVRERSSSRVRSVCLELGTLSHAAPEAIRFCFAVAAMRTVAEGAALNIVELPGVAWCMSCSKSVEIARRGDCCPCCGSYQLQVTAGEQMRVKALEID from the coding sequence ATGCATGAAATGGCCATTTGCATGGGGATCATTCAGATCGTCGAGGAGAAGGTACGGGAGCGATCCTCTTCGCGGGTGCGGAGCGTCTGTTTGGAATTGGGAACGCTGAGTCATGCCGCGCCTGAAGCGATCAGGTTCTGCTTTGCTGTCGCTGCAATGCGGACCGTTGCCGAAGGCGCCGCGCTTAATATCGTTGAACTACCGGGCGTTGCCTGGTGCATGAGCTGTTCGAAGAGCGTTGAAATTGCACGCCGGGGTGATTGCTGTCCTTGCTGCGGCAGTTATCAGTTGCAGGTAACCGCGGGCGAACAGATGCGCGTGAAAGCGCTGGAGATCGATTGA
- the cybH gene encoding Ni/Fe-hydrogenase, b-type cytochrome subunit — translation MRNRAQKFLAAADAALAGRSIRGGTAHIYALVRLWHWANAAAILVLSLTGYLIGTGTPAIWGMASGGFLFGYIRFAHFSAGYVLSAGFLLRIYWALMGNAHAMQIFCVPLWRRCFWRELHHEIRRYSFLAVEPERGLGHNRLAQLAMFFMFTQTITFMVVTGFALYGQGAGTDSWQYKVFGWVFSLWPNSQDFHTWHHLGLWVIVMFALVHIYAVLWDDVVSRRSFPSIK, via the coding sequence ATGCGGAACAGGGCTCAGAAGTTTCTTGCCGCCGCCGATGCGGCACTGGCTGGTCGCAGCATCCGTGGGGGCACCGCCCACATTTATGCGCTGGTGCGACTCTGGCATTGGGCTAATGCAGCCGCGATTCTGGTACTGAGTTTAACAGGCTATCTTATTGGAACCGGGACACCGGCGATATGGGGAATGGCAAGCGGCGGTTTTCTATTCGGCTATATCCGCTTTGCTCATTTCTCGGCGGGATATGTACTCAGCGCCGGCTTTCTTCTGCGTATCTACTGGGCCTTGATGGGAAACGCGCACGCCATGCAGATCTTTTGCGTGCCGCTTTGGCGCCGGTGCTTTTGGCGGGAGTTGCACCACGAGATTCGCCGGTATTCGTTCCTTGCGGTTGAGCCTGAAAGGGGCCTCGGGCACAACCGCCTTGCTCAGCTAGCAATGTTCTTCATGTTTACGCAGACGATCACGTTCATGGTCGTCACCGGCTTTGCACTTTACGGGCAAGGTGCCGGTACTGACAGCTGGCAGTACAAGGTGTTCGGCTGGGTGTTTTCACTCTGGCCGAACAGCCAGGACTTTCACACCTGGCATCATCTCGGCCTGTGGGTGATCGTGATGTTCGCGCTGGTCCACATCTACGCGGTGCTCTGGGACGACGTCGTGTCGCGCCGCAGCTTCCCTTCTATCAAGTAG
- the hypE gene encoding hydrogenase expression/formation protein HypE, producing the protein MSVKAYQRKLDVENGRVELSHGAGGRAMAQLISGLFHQAFGNEWLAGSNDQSAFDVTAGRMVMTTDGYVISPLFFPGGNIGSLAVHGTINDIAMSGARPLYLSASFIIEEGFRFSDIKTIAESMGAAACAAGVYIIAGDTKVVERGKADGLFISMTGIGLVADGLDLSADKAKVGDRVLLSGSLGDHGVAIMSKRQNVAFQTEIVSDSAALHSLAAAMVAAGGGGIRVMRDPTRGGLAAALNEIALQSELGFHLQESMIPVKPAVAATCELLGLEPIHVANEGKLVAIVAPDSADAVLAAMKAHPLGSNAADIGEAVADDHKFVQMTTDFGGRRIVDWLWGEQLPRIC; encoded by the coding sequence ATGAGCGTGAAAGCCTATCAACGCAAGCTCGATGTGGAGAACGGACGCGTTGAACTTTCCCACGGGGCCGGAGGCCGTGCCATGGCACAGCTAATCTCCGGCCTCTTTCATCAGGCCTTCGGTAATGAATGGCTCGCCGGCTCCAATGATCAGTCGGCGTTCGATGTTACCGCAGGCAGGATGGTGATGACGACTGATGGCTATGTGATTTCGCCACTGTTCTTTCCTGGCGGCAACATCGGGTCATTGGCTGTGCACGGCACGATTAATGACATCGCGATGTCCGGTGCGCGTCCTCTCTATTTGTCGGCCAGCTTTATCATCGAGGAGGGTTTCCGGTTTTCGGATATCAAGACGATCGCGGAGTCGATGGGCGCGGCGGCATGTGCCGCCGGCGTCTATATCATTGCCGGGGATACCAAGGTGGTCGAGCGTGGCAAGGCGGACGGTCTGTTCATCTCTATGACCGGGATCGGGCTGGTGGCCGATGGGCTCGATCTTTCCGCTGACAAGGCAAAGGTCGGGGACCGTGTGCTGCTGTCCGGTAGCCTCGGTGATCATGGGGTGGCGATCATGTCAAAGCGTCAGAACGTTGCATTTCAAACCGAAATCGTCTCCGACTCAGCAGCGTTGCATAGTCTCGCTGCGGCCATGGTTGCCGCTGGCGGTGGCGGCATCCGGGTAATGCGCGACCCTACGCGCGGCGGGCTCGCTGCGGCTCTCAATGAGATCGCGCTTCAATCAGAGCTCGGCTTCCATCTGCAGGAATCGATGATTCCGGTGAAGCCTGCGGTTGCGGCTACCTGCGAACTGCTTGGACTCGAACCGATCCATGTTGCCAACGAAGGCAAGCTCGTCGCGATCGTGGCGCCGGATTCTGCCGATGCCGTTCTCGCAGCCATGAAGGCGCACCCCCTCGGGTCCAATGCGGCCGATATCGGTGAGGCGGTGGCTGACGATCACAAATTTGTGCAGATGACGACCGATTTCGGCGGCCGGCGAATCGTCGACTGGCTGTGGGGGGAACAATTGCCTCGGATCTGTTGA
- a CDS encoding nickel-dependent hydrogenase large subunit: protein MKSSGLCAWLEAGAQPDTAEHGIIERYKLGPGRAAVECARGRLYHAVELDAHGRISRFEFLAPTEWNFHKRGPLVRNLQGAVLTAPRRCDAVHAVIASLDPCVGFTLNFREFHDA from the coding sequence TTGAAATCGTCCGGGCTATGTGCCTGGCTTGAGGCCGGCGCTCAGCCGGATACCGCAGAGCATGGGATTATCGAAAGATATAAGCTTGGGCCCGGTCGTGCCGCGGTCGAATGCGCCAGGGGACGTCTCTACCACGCTGTTGAGCTTGACGCTCACGGCCGGATATCTCGCTTCGAATTCCTGGCGCCGACGGAGTGGAATTTCCATAAGCGCGGACCGCTTGTACGGAACCTGCAGGGCGCCGTGCTGACAGCTCCGCGGCGCTGTGATGCAGTCCACGCGGTGATTGCGTCGCTGGATCCGTGCGTCGGGTTCACTCTCAATTTTCGTGAATTTCACGATGCATGA
- a CDS encoding nickel-dependent hydrogenase large subunit gives MAVQTPNGFNLDRSGKRIVIDPLTRIEGHLRIEANLDSDNVIRNAVSSGTIWRGIEVILRGRDPRDAWAFTERICGVCTGTHALTSVRAVENALGITIPENANSIRNIMQLCLLVHDHLVHFYHLHSLDWVDVVSALKDDPKSTSTLAQSISPWPLSSPGYFKDLQIRLGKFFGSGQLGPFKNGYWGHPAYKLPPEANLIAVAHYLEALDFQKEIVKTQAIYGGKNPHPNWLVGGVPCAINIDGIGAVGAIGMERLNIISSIIDRSIEFVEQVYLPDIAAIFSYYKDWLHGGGLSSKSVMSYGDIPEKANDCSGESFKLPRGVILDGNLKEILPIDHGDPEQIQEFVAHSWYKYPGHCCGLLPWDGITEPSFELGPKLKGSKTDIKELDEGGKYSWIKAPRWRGRAVEVGPLARYIIGYAQGKAEFKEPAERLLKGLNLPVTALFSTLGRTAARALECQWAAHQMRHFQDKLVINIKAGNTATADISRWRPETWRKEAKGYGFTEAPRGALGHWITIKDAKIDNYQCVVPTTWNGSPRDSSGNIGAFEASLIGTPMADPQRPLEILRTIHSFDPCLACSTHVMSHEGQEMASIRVR, from the coding sequence GTGGCCGTCCAGACGCCGAATGGGTTCAATCTCGATCGTTCCGGCAAGCGAATCGTTATCGATCCGCTGACTCGCATCGAAGGCCACCTGCGCATCGAAGCTAATCTCGATTCCGACAATGTGATCCGCAATGCAGTCTCAAGCGGGACGATTTGGCGTGGCATCGAAGTCATCCTGCGTGGGCGCGATCCGCGCGACGCATGGGCGTTCACCGAGCGGATTTGCGGGGTCTGCACCGGTACCCATGCGCTCACCTCCGTGCGCGCGGTTGAAAATGCACTAGGAATTACGATTCCGGAGAATGCAAATTCGATCCGCAACATCATGCAGCTGTGCCTGCTCGTGCATGATCACCTCGTACATTTCTATCACCTCCATTCGTTGGATTGGGTCGACGTGGTCTCCGCCCTCAAGGACGATCCCAAGTCGACCTCTACACTGGCGCAATCTATCTCGCCCTGGCCGCTGTCATCCCCTGGCTATTTCAAGGATCTACAGATCCGGCTCGGCAAATTCTTCGGATCAGGGCAACTCGGTCCGTTCAAGAATGGCTATTGGGGGCATCCGGCCTACAAACTGCCACCGGAAGCGAACCTGATAGCGGTAGCTCATTATCTTGAAGCACTCGACTTCCAGAAGGAGATCGTCAAAACCCAAGCGATTTATGGCGGCAAGAACCCGCATCCAAATTGGCTGGTGGGCGGCGTGCCGTGCGCGATCAACATCGACGGAATCGGAGCGGTGGGCGCAATCGGCATGGAGCGACTGAACATTATATCCTCCATCATCGACCGTTCGATCGAGTTTGTCGAGCAGGTCTATCTGCCCGACATTGCCGCGATCTTTTCGTACTATAAGGACTGGCTCCACGGCGGCGGTCTTTCGAGCAAAAGCGTGATGTCCTATGGCGATATCCCCGAAAAGGCCAATGACTGTTCCGGCGAGAGTTTCAAGCTGCCGCGCGGGGTCATTCTTGATGGCAATCTCAAGGAGATATTGCCGATCGACCATGGTGATCCCGAACAGATCCAGGAATTCGTCGCGCATTCATGGTATAAATACCCCGGCCATTGCTGCGGACTGCTTCCCTGGGATGGTATCACCGAGCCGAGTTTTGAACTTGGGCCAAAACTCAAAGGCAGCAAGACAGATATTAAAGAACTCGACGAAGGCGGCAAATATTCCTGGATCAAAGCGCCGCGATGGCGCGGCCGCGCCGTGGAGGTTGGGCCGTTGGCCCGATACATTATCGGTTATGCGCAAGGCAAAGCCGAGTTCAAGGAGCCCGCCGAGAGACTGCTCAAGGGGCTCAATCTTCCCGTGACTGCGCTGTTCTCGACCCTTGGCCGTACTGCGGCGCGGGCGCTCGAATGCCAATGGGCGGCGCATCAGATGCGCCATTTCCAGGATAAGCTGGTAATCAACATCAAGGCGGGCAACACGGCAACTGCCGATATCAGCAGGTGGAGGCCGGAAACCTGGCGCAAGGAAGCCAAAGGCTACGGGTTCACTGAGGCGCCTCGCGGTGCGCTCGGGCACTGGATTACGATCAAGGACGCTAAGATTGACAACTATCAATGTGTCGTGCCGACGACATGGAACGGATCTCCTCGCGATTCAAGCGGCAATATTGGCGCTTTTGAAGCTTCGCTGATCGGCACTCCGATGGCCGATCCGCAGCGCCCGTTGGAGATTTTGCGCACCATCCACTCCTTTGATCCGTGCTTGGCTTGCTCGACGCACGTGATGAGTCATGAGGGTCAAGAAATGGCCTCAATTAGAGTTCGTTAG